A region from the Mucilaginibacter sp. CSA2-8R genome encodes:
- a CDS encoding NAD(P)H-dependent oxidoreductase, giving the protein MSLQQSLAWRYATKKFDSSKKIDAATLDNLLQTVKLAPSSYGLQHYELVVVEDTAVRERLKEAAYGQSQLTDASQVIVFAAETKIDEDYVKRYMDEVAAERHVDREKVADFEKTILGAISRQSDEQRLNWSHKQAYLALGVLIGAASELSIDTCPMEGFNAAKFDEILGLKEKGLTSSVIVTIGYRAADDPYSKMTKVRKKDEDFFIKI; this is encoded by the coding sequence ATGTCGCTACAACAATCATTAGCATGGCGCTATGCTACCAAAAAGTTTGATAGTTCTAAAAAAATTGATGCCGCTACTTTAGATAATTTATTACAAACTGTAAAGTTGGCACCGTCATCTTATGGGCTGCAGCACTATGAGCTTGTTGTAGTAGAGGATACGGCAGTACGCGAACGCTTAAAAGAAGCTGCTTACGGCCAGTCGCAGTTAACTGATGCATCGCAGGTAATTGTGTTTGCTGCCGAAACTAAAATTGACGAAGATTACGTAAAGCGTTATATGGATGAAGTAGCTGCTGAACGCCATGTTGACCGTGAAAAAGTAGCCGATTTTGAAAAAACAATATTAGGTGCCATCAGTCGTCAGTCGGATGAGCAAAGATTGAATTGGTCGCATAAACAAGCTTATTTAGCTTTAGGTGTATTGATTGGTGCAGCCTCTGAATTAAGTATTGATACCTGCCCGATGGAAGGTTTTAATGCTGCTAAATTTGACGAAATCTTAGGCCTGAAAGAAAAAGGATTAACTTCATCAGTGATTGTAACTATCGGTTACCGTGCGGCAGACGATCCTTATAGTAAAATGACTAAAGTGCGTAAAAAAGACGAAGACTTTTTTATTAAAATTTAA
- a CDS encoding biosynthetic peptidoglycan transglycosylase — translation MHRPTVKKILRIAAIVAGILFIIALVGGYVMYSKREALLQTAISKAKAKAKREYNLDVKIGKARFVGATTVVFDGISIVPDQRDSLLQINHFEVSVKIWPLIAGNIKLSDVTLKDGFLSLVSKNGQRNFDFLFRKKRDSTSNKTKSGLNELADNLINQVLYKIPDNLNLSNFRITFADDSNQVKLLAKTAKIDDGDLTSTIDVNDHESTWHFAGKLHPSDKEIDVKLYADGKKVELPLIEKKFKVKLNFDTLTTRLNKVEHGDDETQVYTYCAIKNLLINHPALSANDVVIPSGSIDANVFVGDKYVALDSSSVIHLKKLNIHPYIKYKMRPTKIYTVKMHTDWQDAQNFFDSFPQGLFDSLEGIQVAGKLRYNMHLFLDMSNPDDVQFESGLAKQDFRILKFGKTDLSRLNREFVYTPYEKGKPMPPRTIGPNNANYTPLYSIAPDLRNAVMTAEDPSFYTNHGFVQESLRKSIAEDIKTKRFKRGGSTISMQLIKNAFLSRQKTLTRKVEEILIVWLIENGNLMTKDRMLEVYFNIIEWGRNIYGIGEASRYYFGKAPADLTLGESIYLASIVPNPKAGLYAFEPDGSLRYRLHGYFRLIGNLMAKRGWTQPDSSAYGFYSVRLKEALRQKIAPIDTAVADSLMRQDPDDMPEDGIVLPGATEQGGVNANPVEPEQDKKPGLFSRIFGKKDSVDRRKEAIADSLDAIKKRDKEARKEQKRLEKQRRKELKQQGLLP, via the coding sequence ATGCATCGACCTACCGTTAAAAAGATTCTGCGCATTGCGGCCATTGTTGCCGGTATACTCTTTATTATTGCTTTAGTGGGTGGTTATGTGATGTATTCAAAGCGCGAAGCCTTGCTGCAAACAGCTATCAGCAAAGCTAAAGCAAAAGCCAAACGCGAGTATAATTTAGATGTAAAAATAGGCAAGGCCAGGTTTGTTGGCGCTACTACGGTGGTGTTTGATGGCATTAGCATTGTGCCCGACCAACGCGATAGCTTGCTGCAGATTAACCATTTTGAAGTAAGCGTTAAGATTTGGCCGCTGATTGCCGGTAACATCAAACTGTCGGACGTTACGTTGAAAGATGGCTTTTTAAGCCTGGTGAGCAAAAATGGGCAGCGCAACTTTGATTTCCTGTTCCGTAAAAAAAGAGACTCTACCTCTAATAAAACTAAATCTGGCTTAAACGAACTGGCCGATAACCTGATTAACCAGGTCTTATACAAAATTCCCGATAATCTTAACCTGAGTAACTTTCGCATCACTTTTGCTGATGACAGTAACCAGGTAAAGCTTTTAGCCAAAACCGCTAAAATTGACGATGGCGATTTAACCTCGACCATCGATGTTAACGATCATGAATCGACCTGGCATTTTGCCGGAAAGCTGCATCCTTCTGATAAAGAAATTGATGTTAAACTTTACGCCGATGGTAAAAAGGTAGAGCTGCCTTTGATTGAAAAGAAATTTAAGGTTAAGCTTAATTTTGATACGCTGACTACCCGCCTTAACAAGGTAGAACATGGGGATGACGAAACGCAGGTTTATACCTATTGCGCCATTAAAAATCTTTTAATCAACCACCCGGCACTATCCGCTAATGATGTGGTGATTCCGAGTGGTTCTATAGATGCTAATGTATTTGTAGGCGATAAGTATGTAGCCTTAGACAGCTCGTCTGTCATCCACCTTAAAAAGCTTAACATCCACCCGTATATTAAATACAAGATGCGTCCCACCAAAATTTATACGGTGAAGATGCATACTGACTGGCAGGATGCACAAAACTTTTTTGACTCGTTTCCGCAAGGGCTTTTTGACTCGTTGGAAGGCATACAAGTGGCCGGCAAATTACGTTATAATATGCACCTGTTTCTGGACATGTCTAACCCCGATGATGTGCAGTTTGAGTCGGGTTTGGCTAAACAGGATTTTAGGATACTAAAGTTTGGCAAAACCGACCTGAGCCGCCTTAACCGCGAGTTTGTATATACCCCTTACGAAAAAGGTAAGCCGATGCCGCCACGCACTATTGGCCCCAATAATGCTAATTATACACCGCTTTACAGCATAGCGCCCGATTTGCGCAATGCAGTGATGACGGCCGAAGATCCTTCATTTTACACTAACCATGGTTTTGTGCAGGAATCGTTACGTAAATCAATAGCCGAGGATATTAAAACCAAGCGCTTTAAGCGGGGTGGCAGTACGATATCAATGCAGCTAATCAAAAATGCATTTTTGAGCCGCCAAAAAACCCTGACCCGTAAGGTGGAAGAAATATTAATTGTTTGGCTGATTGAGAACGGAAATCTCATGACTAAGGACCGGATGCTCGAAGTGTACTTTAATATTATTGAGTGGGGGCGTAATATTTACGGAATTGGTGAGGCGTCGAGATATTATTTCGGCAAGGCACCAGCAGACCTTACTTTAGGCGAGAGCATTTATTTGGCCAGCATTGTGCCCAACCCCAAAGCCGGACTATATGCCTTTGAACCCGACGGTAGTTTGCGGTACCGTTTGCATGGTTATTTCAGGCTTATTGGTAACCTGATGGCTAAGCGTGGCTGGACACAACCTGATAGCAGCGCTTACGGCTTTTATAGTGTACGCTTGAAAGAAGCGCTCCGCCAAAAAATTGCACCTATTGATACTGCTGTGGCTGATAGTTTGATGCGCCAGGATCCGGATGATATGCCGGAAGATGGTATTGTTTTACCCGGTGCCACTGAACAAGGAGGCGTTAATGCTAATCCTGTCGAGCCGGAACAGGATAAGAAACCAGGCTTGTTCTCGCGGATATTTGGTAAAAAAGACAGTGTAGACCGTAGGAAAGAAGCTATTGCCGACTCATTAGATGCCATCAAGAAGCGGGACAAAGAGGCCCGTAAAGAACAAAAGCGTTTAGAAAAACAGCGGCGTAAAGAACTGAAACAACAGGGTTTACTCCCGTAG
- a CDS encoding phosphatidylglycerophosphatase A produces MNLNKLIASWLGVGYIKGGGTVAAIITCLLLMWAQSAHSFEQVWILPLATLLITLIGIYTGNKVEVDWGKDSSRVVIDEVAGQMVALLFIPLTNLNLLIGLILFRFFDIVKPLGIRKMEELPAGTGVMMDDVLAGVYANIVLQIILFGLRHFA; encoded by the coding sequence ATTAAAGGCGGTGGTACGGTGGCTGCCATCATTACCTGTTTACTGCTCATGTGGGCACAAAGCGCCCATTCGTTTGAGCAAGTGTGGATATTACCGTTGGCCACACTACTAATTACACTGATTGGCATTTATACCGGTAATAAGGTAGAAGTTGATTGGGGGAAAGACAGTTCGCGCGTGGTGATTGATGAGGTAGCTGGCCAGATGGTTGCTTTGCTGTTTATACCATTAACCAACCTGAACTTGCTGATCGGACTTATCCTGTTTCGCTTTTTTGATATAGTGAAACCATTAGGCATCCGCAAAATGGAAGAATTACCGGCGGGTACAGGTGTGATGATGGATGATGTGCTGGCAGGCGTTTATGCGAACATTGTTTTGCAGATTATACTGTTTGGCCTCCGGCACTTTGCTTAA
- a CDS encoding Mrp/NBP35 family ATP-binding protein produces the protein MQLTTEQVLQALSNVEEPDLKKDLVTLNMIQDIHINGNKLSFSVILTTPACPLKGLIENACRNAISHFINPEIEVSINMTSRVTTQKNTGVPGVKNIIAVASGKGGVGKSTVAANLALSLVASGAKVGLIDADIYGPSVPIMFGLEGARPKASQQNGKTRIEPIEKYGIKLLSIGFFTDPNQPVPWRGPMVSTAVKQLFNDADWGELDYLVVDLPPGTGDIHITVTQSFPITGAVIVTTPQDVALADAKKGVGMLMMESINVPILGIIENMSYFTPAELPDNKYYIFGQGGGLKLAQLVNAPFLGEIPLVKSISESGDAGKPVVLTEDGIMDKAFKHIAERVAQQIAINNAEATNYADVINR, from the coding sequence ATGCAATTAACCACAGAACAAGTTTTACAAGCCCTGAGTAATGTTGAAGAACCTGATCTAAAAAAAGACCTGGTTACCCTAAATATGATTCAGGATATACATATTAACGGTAACAAACTCAGCTTTTCGGTGATATTAACCACACCGGCCTGCCCCTTAAAGGGCCTGATTGAAAATGCATGCCGCAATGCGATCAGTCATTTCATCAATCCTGAAATTGAAGTGAGCATTAATATGACCTCGCGTGTTACTACACAGAAAAATACAGGTGTACCGGGTGTAAAAAACATCATCGCGGTAGCATCGGGCAAAGGTGGCGTAGGTAAATCAACCGTGGCTGCTAATTTAGCTTTAAGCCTGGTTGCCTCGGGCGCTAAAGTGGGCCTGATTGATGCAGATATTTACGGCCCGTCAGTCCCTATTATGTTCGGACTGGAAGGTGCACGCCCTAAGGCAAGCCAGCAAAATGGCAAAACCCGCATTGAGCCGATTGAAAAATACGGTATTAAACTATTATCGATTGGCTTTTTTACCGACCCTAACCAGCCCGTGCCATGGCGCGGACCAATGGTATCTACGGCAGTAAAACAGTTGTTTAATGATGCTGATTGGGGCGAACTAGATTACCTGGTGGTTGATTTGCCACCCGGCACCGGCGATATTCATATCACGGTTACCCAAAGTTTCCCGATAACAGGTGCTGTTATTGTAACCACACCACAGGATGTAGCTTTAGCCGATGCCAAAAAAGGTGTAGGTATGCTGATGATGGAATCTATCAATGTGCCAATTTTGGGCATCATCGAAAACATGTCGTACTTTACCCCGGCCGAGTTGCCCGATAATAAATATTATATTTTTGGACAAGGCGGCGGTTTAAAACTGGCCCAACTGGTTAATGCGCCGTTTTTGGGCGAGATACCGTTGGTAAAAAGCATCAGCGAATCGGGCGATGCAGGCAAGCCGGTAGTATTGACCGAAGATGGCATTATGGATAAAGCCTTCAAGCATATTGCCGAGCGTGTGGCACAGCAGATAGCTATTAACAATGCCGAGGCTACCAATTATGCTGATGTCATAAATCGCTAA
- a CDS encoding DUF4142 domain-containing protein, with translation MKKYLLMLMVGGFFSQAALAQTTDTVTTNFVKNAAMGGMMEVKAGQLALKKGKSASVKAYGAKMVTDHTLANAQLKKIALSKGYSTAAPAMPASPLLANTTGTEFDKNYVTMMVADHKKTIALFEHASTNAKDADVKAFATKTLPKLRQHLATVESMASSMNLEVK, from the coding sequence ATGAAAAAGTATTTATTGATGCTAATGGTTGGTGGCTTTTTTAGTCAGGCAGCATTGGCACAAACTACCGATACGGTAACTACAAATTTTGTTAAAAATGCTGCTATGGGCGGCATGATGGAAGTAAAAGCCGGACAGCTGGCTTTAAAAAAGGGCAAGAGTGCCAGCGTTAAGGCTTACGGTGCTAAAATGGTAACCGATCACACCTTGGCTAATGCCCAGCTTAAAAAGATAGCTTTATCAAAAGGATATTCTACTGCTGCGCCTGCTATGCCGGCCAGCCCTTTACTGGCAAACACTACAGGTACCGAGTTTGATAAAAATTATGTAACCATGATGGTAGCCGACCATAAAAAAACCATTGCTTTGTTTGAGCATGCCTCCACCAATGCTAAAGATGCTGATGTGAAAGCTTTTGCAACCAAAACATTGCCTAAATTACGCCAGCATTTAGCCACGGTAGAGTCCATGGCATCAAGCATGAATTTAGAGGTGAAGTAG
- a CDS encoding NifU family protein has protein sequence MSLVDQVEAALDTIRPYLEADGGNVSVEEITPDNVVKLKLLGSCGSCPMSIMTLKAGIEQAIMRVVPEITGVEAINLTDIDDPNAVLPANMS, from the coding sequence ATGAGTTTAGTTGATCAGGTAGAAGCAGCCTTAGATACCATAAGACCTTATTTAGAGGCTGACGGAGGGAATGTTTCGGTGGAAGAGATTACTCCTGATAATGTAGTAAAGCTTAAACTATTGGGTTCATGCGGATCATGCCCCATGAGTATCATGACTTTAAAGGCCGGTATTGAACAGGCTATTATGAGAGTAGTGCCCGAGATTACCGGAGTGGAGGCGATTAATTTAACAGATATTGACGACCCCAACGCGGTACTGCCCGCTAACATGAGTTAA